One window from the genome of Bubalus kerabau isolate K-KA32 ecotype Philippines breed swamp buffalo chromosome 17, PCC_UOA_SB_1v2, whole genome shotgun sequence encodes:
- the CKM gene encoding creatine kinase M-type has product MPFGNTHNKHKLNFKAEEEYPDLSKHNNHMAKALTLEIYKKLRDKETPSGFTLDDVIQTGVDNPGHPFIMTVGCVAGDEESYTVFKDLFDPIIQDRHGGFKPTDKHKTDLNHENLKGGDDLDPNYVLSSRVRTGRSIKGYALPPHCSRGERRAVEKLSVEALNSLTGEFKGKYYPLKSMTEQEQQQLIDDHFLFDKPVSPLLLASGMARDWPDARGIWHNDNKSFLVWVNEEDHLRVISMEKGGNMKEVFRRFCVGLQKIEEIFKKAGHPFMWNEHLGYVLTCPSNLGTGLRGGVHVKLAHLSKHPKFEEILTRLRLQKRGTGGVDTAAVGSVFDVSNADRLGSSEVEQVQLVVDGVKLMVEMEKKLEKGQSIDDMIPAQK; this is encoded by the exons ATGCCGTTCGGTAACACCCACAACAAGCACAAGCTGAACTTCAAGGCTGAGGAGGAATACCCAGACCTCAGCAAGCACAACAACCACATGGCCAAGGCGCTGACCCTCGAGATTTACAAGAAGCTGCGGGACAAGGAGACGCCCTCTGGCTTCACTCTGGATGATGTCATCCAGACAGGTGTGGACAACCCTG GTCACCCCTTCATCATGACCGTGGGCTGTGTGGCTGGTGATGAGGAGTCCTATACGGTTTTTAAGGACCTCTTTGACCCCATCATCCAGGACCGGCACGGGGGCTTCAAACCCACTGACAAGCACAAGACTGACCTCAACCATGAGAACCTCAAG GGTGGAGACGATCTGGACCCCAACTACGTGCTCAGCAGCCGTGTCCGCACGGGCCGCAGCATCAAGGGCTATGCACTGCCCCCCCACTGCTCCCGCGGCGAGCGCCGGGCCGTGGAGAAACTCTCCGTGGAAG CCCTCAACAGCCTGACGGGCGAGTTCAAGGGGAAATACTACCCTCTGAAGAGCATGAcagagcaggagcagcagcagctcatcgATGACCACTTCCTGTTCGACAAGCCCGTGTCCCCGCTGCTGCTGGCTTCAGGCATGGCCCGAGACTGGCCCGATGCCCGTGGCATCTG GCACAATGACAACAAGAGCTTCCTGGTGTGGGTGAACGAGGAAGACCACCTCCGAGTCATCTCCATGGAGAAAGGGGGCAACATGAAGGAGGTTTTCCGCCGCTTCTGCGTGGGGCTGCAGAAG ATTGAGGAGATATTCAAGAAAGCCGGCCACCCGTTCATGTGGAACGAGCACCTGGGCTACGTGCTCACCTGCCCATCTAACCTGGGCACCGGGCTGCGTGGAGGCGTGCATGTCAAGTTGGCGCACTTGAGCAAGCACCCCAAGTTCGAGGAGATCCTCACTCGCCTGCGCCTGCAGAAGCGAGGCACAG GTGGTGTGGACACGGCTGCCGTGGGCTCAGTGTTCGACGTGTCCAACGCCGACCGGCTGGGCTCGTCGGAGGTAGAACAGGTGCAGCTGGTGGTGGATGGTGTGAAGCTCatggtggagatggagaagaagcTGGAGAAGGGCCAGTCCATCGACGACATGATCCCCGCCCAGAAGTAG